The following are encoded in a window of Nitrospira sp. genomic DNA:
- a CDS encoding ATP-binding protein produces the protein MASPSHASGFPQYDAQVLLNSQPVIVTVIDPSTHQIQFQNQTGLKKFGDVAGKSCYEKIAGCRTPCVFCRMPEALTSDMVVSSEVPLPGNQFLLVHWAKAPTVDGRTHIIETITDITEHKRTAQALQQSQKMEAIGRLAGGIAHDFNNLMMVVIGHAHRLLQQLATHPAKREIELISQAGLRAAALTKKLLTFSRRQVFEPKELDINASVREMEYLLQRIIGEHIQMVVVLHPEAGHAMMDPVQLQQILMNLAVNARDAMPGGGLLNIETDCVDLDEHFVRLHPGARVGSFVKILVQDAGCGMDQETLSHIFEPFFTTKGPDRGTGLGLATVYGILKQSQGYIDVTSQPEQGTRFTVYLPRVEQSGASLAATRSAMAPITTRETILLVEDDDSIRTLMATVLQDQGYHVLVAGDGIQALQQLQLHKGLCHLLVTDVIMPRMKSTVLVEGVKAMQPEARILYMSGYAGETLETSGIHEDTPFLQKPFLPTTLIDKVQELLRNAAPR, from the coding sequence ATGGCCTCTCCCTCTCACGCCTCCGGATTTCCGCAGTATGATGCGCAGGTCCTGCTCAATTCGCAGCCCGTCATCGTGACGGTCATCGACCCGTCGACACATCAGATCCAATTCCAGAACCAGACCGGGCTCAAAAAATTCGGCGATGTTGCGGGGAAATCCTGCTACGAGAAGATCGCCGGGTGCCGGACCCCCTGCGTTTTTTGCCGGATGCCGGAAGCGCTGACGAGCGACATGGTCGTCTCCAGCGAAGTTCCTCTGCCGGGCAACCAGTTTCTCCTCGTGCACTGGGCCAAAGCGCCAACGGTCGATGGCCGGACTCACATCATTGAAACAATTACGGATATTACCGAGCATAAGCGCACGGCGCAGGCGCTCCAACAGTCGCAAAAGATGGAGGCCATCGGGCGACTCGCCGGCGGTATCGCCCACGACTTCAATAATCTGATGATGGTGGTCATCGGCCATGCGCATCGGCTCCTGCAGCAATTGGCCACGCACCCGGCGAAACGAGAAATCGAGTTGATCAGCCAAGCCGGCCTCCGCGCTGCCGCTCTTACCAAGAAGCTTCTGACGTTCAGCCGGCGCCAGGTGTTCGAGCCCAAGGAACTGGACATCAATGCTTCCGTCAGAGAGATGGAATATCTGCTGCAGCGGATCATCGGTGAGCATATCCAGATGGTCGTCGTGCTCCATCCTGAAGCCGGACATGCCATGATGGATCCGGTCCAGCTCCAACAAATCCTTATGAATCTGGCCGTGAACGCCCGCGATGCGATGCCGGGCGGAGGGTTACTGAATATCGAGACCGATTGCGTCGACCTCGATGAACACTTCGTTCGCCTTCATCCCGGCGCGAGAGTAGGCTCCTTCGTCAAGATTCTCGTCCAAGACGCCGGATGCGGAATGGACCAGGAGACGCTGTCTCATATTTTCGAACCCTTCTTCACAACCAAAGGACCTGACAGAGGAACCGGCCTTGGACTGGCGACCGTCTACGGCATTCTCAAACAAAGCCAGGGCTACATCGATGTCACCAGCCAGCCTGAACAGGGGACCCGATTCACCGTGTATTTGCCTCGGGTCGAACAATCTGGCGCTTCGCTCGCGGCGACCCGATCCGCCATGGCGCCGATAACGACACGGGAAACCATTCTCCTCGTCGAAGACGATGACAGCATTCGCACGCTGATGGCCACCGTTCTTCAAGACCAGGGATACCACGTGCTGGTCGCCGGCGACGGCATCCAAGCCCTGCAGCAACTCCAACTCCACAAAGGTCTCTGTCATCTACTGGTAACGGATGTGATCATGCCTCGCATGAAGAGTACGGTGCTGGTAGAAGGCGTAAAAGCGATGCAACCGGAGGCGCGGATCCTCTATATGTCAGGCTATGCGGGAGAGACGCTGGAGACCAGCGGAATACACGAAGACACGCCCTTTCTCCAGAAACCGTTCCTCCCGACGACGCTGATCGACAAGGTACAGGAGCTTTTACGGAACGCTGCACCACGATGA
- a CDS encoding peroxiredoxin: protein MSDVAAEIKVGDTAPDFNLKDQDQKDVKLSDYRGKKNVVLAFYPLDWSPVCQGENKCLTDDFPKFQNANAELFGISCDSFFSHKAWADSMDLKHRLLSDVHRTTCKAYGLYFEPLNCSKRATVIVDKNGKVAYAKVQEIKVAREDKDILDALAKLS from the coding sequence ATGAGTGATGTAGCCGCAGAAATTAAGGTCGGCGATACCGCCCCGGATTTTAACCTGAAGGACCAGGATCAGAAGGACGTGAAGCTGAGCGACTATCGCGGCAAGAAAAACGTCGTGCTGGCCTTCTACCCGCTGGACTGGAGCCCGGTTTGCCAGGGGGAGAACAAGTGCTTGACCGATGACTTCCCCAAGTTCCAGAACGCGAACGCCGAACTCTTCGGCATCAGCTGCGACAGCTTCTTCTCGCACAAGGCCTGGGCGGATTCCATGGACCTCAAGCACCGCCTGCTGTCCGACGTGCACCGGACTACGTGCAAGGCCTACGGCCTCTATTTCGAGCCGTTGAACTGCTCCAAGCGCGCCACCGTCATTGTCGACAAGAACGGCAAGGTGGCCTACGCAAAAGTGCAGGAAATCAAGGTTGCCCGCGAGGACAAGGATATCCTCGACGCACTGGCGAAGCTCAGCTAG
- a CDS encoding thioredoxin family protein, giving the protein MAGTVEDVRDENYKEFTDSPGAVVAYGLATCEPCKTYDPILEETAAKFPGIKVGKAKMHVPGRCREIKKTHTFETYPTTHFFANGKLLLTREGVVEPAELAALISDHLTK; this is encoded by the coding sequence ATGGCAGGAACCGTCGAAGACGTCCGAGATGAGAACTACAAAGAGTTCACCGACAGTCCCGGTGCCGTCGTCGCCTATGGACTCGCCACCTGCGAACCCTGCAAGACCTATGACCCCATTCTCGAAGAAACCGCGGCAAAGTTTCCGGGCATCAAGGTCGGCAAGGCCAAGATGCATGTCCCTGGCCGCTGCCGGGAGATTAAAAAGACTCACACGTTTGAAACGTACCCCACGACGCACTTCTTCGCGAACGGCAAGCTCCTCCTGACCCGCGAAGGCGTGGTCGAGCCGGCTGAACTCGCAGCACTCATTTCAGATCACCTTACCAAGTAG